The genomic stretch CTCGGGACGTAATGAGCGGTCGCTTCTGCTCTCAATCGGTCTTATCGGCATCCAGCAGCGACCTAACCTTCAAATGGAGCCGACGCGCCGGGCGGTCCGTGACATCATGTCGCCGTGGCGCGCGGCTCATTTGAAACGTTAGCCGGACCGAACGCCAACCATTGAAAGACGACGTCGCTAGTTGTACAATTGTACGAAATGCAAGATCGCCCAGTGATTATCGCCGTTGACACGTCTGCCATTCTCGCGGTGTTGCTCAGCGAACCGTCGCGGCCTGCCCTCATCGTAGCGACGGAAGGGTGCTCCCTCATCGCGGCGCCGTCGCTCCCGTGGGAAGTCGGGAATGCCCTGATTGCTGGGGTCCGCAAGCGAAGGCTCACCGAGGCAGTGGTCCTGACGGCATGGGCAAGCTACGGCCTGATTCCGGTGCGCCTGGCACAGCTCGACATTGCGAAAGCGTTGGAGTTGGCAGTCGCGCTACGCGTGTATGCCTACGACGCCTACATGTTGGAAACGGCGCGCAGTGCACGGGCGCCCTTGCTCACGCTGGACGCGGCGTTGGCTCGGGCCGCGCGGTCGATCGGTGTCTCGGTCATGGAGTTACCGACATGAAAGTGTACAGCTGCTCGGAGGCGCGCCAGCGGTTCGCTGATGTGCTGCGGCAGGCCAAGCGCGAAGGCCAGGCGCAGATTCGGCGTCGCGACGGTGAACTGTTCCTCGTGCAGCCGGCTCTCCGCAGTGGGTCGCCGCTTGACGTGCCCGGCGTTGAATCCGGTCTCACAGCACTGCAACTGGTGGATCTTGTTCGGGCAAGCCGACGATCGACGGGACGCTTGTTACCACAAACGCCGGCTAACAAACGCATGCAGCCGACGCGCGCAAAGAGCCCTACTTCCAAGAGAGTGGAAGGCGCGCGCGGCTGATGCGTCGCCGTTCGATGACACAACTGGTGACCTGACCCACGGTGATTCCCTGGAGCTGCGTCAGTGAATGTTGATGTGTTTGGCATCGCAATCGAGAGGCTTCGAGCGTTGGACCAAGGGGTCGACTTCCATGCTACCCGTTCGCGCTCGACGATTGGCGCCGAGCTTCTTGCACGTGCCTTCGGTCCTCCAGCACCCCCCAGCCCTGGTGAGAGCCTCGCCATAGCCTTGGTAAGGCCAAAGACTGCCGCTCTTGCCTTCGACCGAATCTGGGGACTCGATGTCAACCTGCCTCCATCGATTCGCTTTGGGGGCCTGGCCTACGGAGAGTACGACATCGTCATATCGGCGGTCGCCAACTGCTGGGACAGGATTGTACGGCGGTGCGAACAAGGTCTACCCTGGGATGACTCAATGGATGATCACGTCCAGTTGGCGGAGGGCCTTCTTCATGACCAGAACCTCTCCTGCCCCCTGGAGCTATTTGGGCCGTTGGACCAGCATCGGAGGGCACGTGCACGCCTTCCACACTCCGATGATTCGGCAACTCTTCGAACAGGCGGCCTTGCCGCCGAGCTTCAGGATCGATGGGTCCTTGACCTCCAGAGGCTGATCACCACCGCCATCGGGATGACGCTGGGCCAGATTGTCGGACAGGACATTGTTACAGTCCATGATTCGACTCACGCAAGGGATGCGGGTTGTCTCAAGAGCGCGGAGCCAGCGCTCTTGGGCATTCTTGATGGTTTGCGGATCGTGGACGAGAGACGCCTGAGCTGGGAAATGGTCGAGGAGTTTCGAGCCGACCCCGAGGCGCGCCGGAAGTACAAGCGGCTTCTTCACTGGCTGCGAACATCCATGGCAAGTAAATCCCAACGGGAAGTGGAGGATGAAGTCGGCTGCAGGCTTGAGGAATACGAATGGGCGCTCAAGAAGCACGGAATCGAGACACTGCTAGGACATATCGAGAGTGTTCTCGATCCTCGGTTCTTGGCCCCAACGGTCGGACTCGGGGGGATCGTCGGCTTGTTCGGCGAGCCTCTGTGGGGCGCGCTGTCAGCGGGAGCGGTACTTCTTGGTCGGGCATCGTTGAAGGTGGCGTCTTACTTCCTAACGCGTGAGGACATCGCCCGCAGAACCAACCCGGAAGTCTCGTATGTGTACCAAGCAAAGAAGCTCGTGCGGGGAAAGGCCTCCATCTGACAGTCGCCGGCAGTGAGAAGGGACCATCGAACAAGGCGCTTCAGCGGACGCGGCGAGGCCGCGCCGCTGAGCTTCGTCGTTCGGCATCAACAACACCCACGAGCAACCTTGACACGCGTGTATATAAGGATAATATACATTCATGACGGCGTTTCCTGACGCGCTGGCCCATTGCAGCGGCTTCGAGTGGGACGCTGGGAATGCTGAGAAGAATTGGGAACTCCACCGGGTTACTCGGACGGAGAGTGAACAGCCATTCTTCAACCGCCCCGTCTTGGTCACTGCAGCCGACCGGCACTCGAGCGAGGAGGCGCGGTACGCGGCGCTGGGCCAGACGAACGCGGAGCGCCTGTTGGCGATTGTATTCACGATTCGTGGCACGCTCATCAGGGTGATTTCGGCCAGGGACATGAGTCGGCGGGAACGGAGGGTGTATGAAGGCGCGCGCCAAACTGGCAAGAAAGCGGATCCCTAGGTTCTCCGGCGAGGACGAGGAACGGCAGTTCTGGACCGGCCACGACACCGTCGACTTCTTTGACTGGAGCAAAGCTGTCCGCGCGACGTTTCCGGAACTCAGACCGTCGACCGCCAACATCTCCCTTCGGCTGCCCGCATCGATGCTCGACGAACTGAAAGCCCTGGCGAACGAGCGGGACGTGCCCTATCAATCGTTGCTAAAGGTCTTCTTGGCGGAGCGCATCGCAAACGAACGTGGGATGCGGCGCAAGGTGCCAGCCTGATGCCGAACAACGCGCTGCACCCGACCGGCGCTGGGTGTCTTGTAAGCGCCGGCGGCTGAGCGCTGGCCGTTAGGCGGACAACGACGTACGTTTCCAAGTCGCACGGGAGTAGCCAATGAACGCCGAAGCGCCGATTACGCAGAAACAGGATGCGGGCAGAGAATCAATTGGGAGCGGGCCGTGGTTCGCGACCTTCACATTTCTGGATGCCGGCTGCGCGATGAACTCATCACAGGTACAACGTCTCGTGGCGTCGATCGCGAAGCTTTGGCGGCGGACAATTGGCCGGCGTGTCTGATCGAGCATGGTCGTTCCATTGGTGTCCCGTGAGAATCAACGCTGCGAACCGCAAACTCCAGGGGCTCAAGATGCACTTTCCCCAATCGGACCGGCGTGGAGGTAGTCTGCCGATGGTCGCGCTGGGGGCGTGCGCGACGGCCGTGATGCCTGCGGTGGCAATCGCGAAGCCCGAGTACGCGTACCCGTGCATATTCTTCTTCCTGATCGGCTTGACGGTCACATGGCGGCAGTACGTCCGGTGGCGCAGAACGGAACACGGACACGGCGGGTAGAGCATGGCCGCCTAACACCCGCATGTACCCGACGGCCACCGGAGCTGGCGCACCGCGGCCGCGGGTGATGCGGAGACGTTACGCTCCTCGTCATCAGTGCTACCGGCTTCTTAAGGGAGGCTTGGAATGCAGTACAAACCAGGCGACAAACTCTTAAGCACTGAGCAAATCATCCAGCGTGTGATTGGGCAAGGACCGCACGCATGTGTGGTGATCACCGAGGATCACCAGATCCGTTGGGAATTCCAACCTCGTGACAGTGAAACGCCGTCACACCTTCGTCCCGCTATCGCTGCTCTAACCGAACTATCCTCCCTCGGGCGTTTGGTCCTGAGGGCGGATAACCGCGACGGCGTACGTGGTGACTTGGCCGAAGCTCTCTGGGTATCCTTCGAGACCCCTGACGGGGAAGACGTCCTGCCGGCTTTCAGGCCAGTTCGTAAAAGGCTTGAAGCCCGGTGGCGGCGTCTCACGACTGCTGCCTATTTAGGAGGCGCAGTTCTCGTCCTCGTTCCATCTCTGATTCCACTCGGCTACGTTCTCCTGACGAGTAATCAGTCGATACTCATAGCGTCCGCGGCTCTCGCGGGTGGTGCCGCCGGTGCGCTTCTCAGCGTCATGGAACGGACTCGCCGACTTGAAGTGGATGAGTGGTCCCCGTTTTGGTATTGGGCTCTAGAGGGTGCCCTCCGCGTATTGCTCGGCACGCTTTCTGGCGTCATTATGATGACACTCGTCAATCTGGACCTGTTTTTCGGATTTGCCAAGGGACGAACGGAAGGTGTCTTTTTAGCCGGAGTCATCGCTGGCTTTGCTGAGCGGCTCGTTCCAACACTCCTCATTCGCCTGACCCGATCGCCCGAAACAGGCGGGAAAAGAACCGGCGGGAATAGAGGTCCCGGAGCCTAACGAGAGGCAGGTCAACAACGATACTGTCCAGGCGGATCCGTGATGTCAGTCGTGGCTGCGGTCGAGGCGATGGCCGACCCCGCTCGTTGCCGTCGAGAGTGCTGAACTGGATATGGCGCAGAGGCACCCATGCTGAACATTTCCCTTGCCGGACGCCAGAGTCTCTGGGTCCCTCTTCTGGGCTGCCTTTTGGCGGTGCCGGTCACATTGGCGTACCAAGAAGGAAGCGCGACACAGAAGGGGCACGTCATCTCAGGCCGCGTTGTCGATCCGCATCGACTGCGGCCGGAGGACGCGGTCCTGATGCTCGGAACCCAGAAAGACGGCGGCTTCAGCTCTGTCCCCGTTCCCCTGGGAGCGGAGGGCTCATTTATCATGCCGCGACTGAATCCCGCCACATATGTGCTGGAGGTGCTGCGGACGCCGCACTCCCCAACGAAAGCTGCGACCGTCGTGGCCTTCAGCATCGTGCGCCTCAGCACGGCAGATGTGGCGGGAGTGACGGTGACGGTTCGGCGCGATACTGCGATGACGGGCAGATTTCGCATGGAGAGTGACAACGCGGCTGCCGAATGGCCGCCGGTGATCGTCGTGAACGCGTTTCTTGCCCTTGACCAAGCGCCGTTACTGCCAGGGACCGTTGCCGACGGTGCGCCGGCAGGCAGATTCGTCTTGCGCAACGCGTTCGGTCCGCGTGTCTTGAGATGTGGTTACACGCTCGCCGGAGGTAACTCCTGGTGGCCGACGCGCGTCCTGCTGGACGGCGTCGACATCACCGACGTTCCGACAGACTTCAGCACGCATGAGAACGGTCAACTCGAAGTCCTGTTCACTCAGCATCCGGCACGCTTTGCCGGTACGGTCACCGATCGACAGGGTCAACCGGCGAGGAAAGCGTGGATCCTGGTGTTTGCCGCCGAACGGACGGCATGGCAGCAATGGGCGACGACATCCCAAGCCGTTCAAGCGGACGGGCAGGGCACGTTCCGATTCGAGTCGCTTCCCGGCCGCTACCTGGTGCGCGCTCTTCCAGCGGCCACGTTCTCGTCGGAGCGTTCAGCCCTGCGACAGATTGAGCGGTTCGCAGTCGGGGCGGTGCCCGTCGAACTTGGCCCTCGGGAACTCAAGACGCTCAGGCTCGCGCTGCATGAGCCGTAGAGTTCATCAGGGCGCTGTCGGAGCTGAGGGTGTGCGGCGCTGCAGCCGACGAGCGCCCTGAAACCGCCCGGCGTTCGCGGTTGAGCGGCCGGCCCTTGGTCTACATGAAGGAGCATCGAGCGATGTCGCCAGACCTGGCTGCTGCCGATCACAAACCGTGGTGGAAAGGGGCTCGTGGCGAGTGGCTTGTCGTCGCGCAGGTCGTCCTGATCGGGCTGGTATTCCTCGGCCCTCGGACCGTGGTCGGCCAACCAGCATGGCCGTTCCCATTCCCGAATGCGTGCCCGGTCATGGGCGGCGTGTTGATGGTCGTCGGCGGCGTCCTGTTTGTCGCAGGGTTTATCCGCCTGGGCCGCGGCTTAACACCGTTGCCGTATCCGAAGGACGGGGCCAGGCTCGTCCAGACGGGCCCCTTCGCGCTGGTCCGCCATCCGATCTACAGCGGCGGGCTCGTTCTTGGCCTTGGGTGGGCGCTGTATGTCCAGGGTTGGCTCACGCTCGGATACGTGGTTGCCCTGTTCGTGTTCCTGGACGTGAAGTCGCGGCGCGAAGAGAAATGGTTGAGAGAGAGGTTTCCAGCGTACGCGACATATCAGCAGCGTGTGCGCAAGCTTATCCCGTTCGTCTACTGATGATGAGGGCGGTTTACCCCATATCGCCTCACACCGCGCTGCACCCTGCCGCCACCGGTGGTATGGTGAGCACCGGCGGATGAGGGCGGGGCGCCAGGCCGTCGCAATCTGATTGTGTCTGCATGCCACAGCGCGTACTCAGTCCGCCAACAACGTCCGGAGGTACACGATGACCCCTGAAAAGAGCCAAGACCGGCGAAGGCCCCCATTCTGCGTTGGTCGGCTGCGATCACTGACAGCACTCGCGGTCGTCGGCACCGCGTTGTGTTTCGGTCCGCCGGCGGCTCAGACGGCGCCGCAACAGTCTGTCCAGTATCCGCGCCTGCCGAGCGAGACGCCGCAGAAATTTCAAGCGGTCACCGGCAGCTTCGACTACATCAGGCGTGACGTGATGATCCCGATGCGTGACGGCGCGAAACTGCACACGGTCATCCTCGTGCCGAAGGGCGCCAAGGGCGCACCGATCCTGCTGACACGGACGCCCTACGACGCGACCGCACTCACGACTCACGCCGACAGCGCGCACCTCGGCCCGATCCTCACCGGCTACGACAACGCCACCGACGTCATCGTCGAAGGCGGCTACATCCGTGTGGTCCAGGACGTGCGAGGCAAGTACGGCTCGGAAGGCGACTACGTGATGAATCGCCCGCTGAGCGGACCACAGAATCCGACGCCGGTCGATCACGCCACCGACACGTACGACACCATCGACTGGCTCGTGAAGAACATCCCGGAGAACAACGGCAAGGTCGGCATCCTCGGCATTTCGTACGACGGCTTCCTGCCGCTGATGGCGCTCGTCAACCCCCACCCCGCGCTCAAGGTGTCGGTGCCGATGAACCCGATGGTGGACGGCTGGAGGGGCGACGACTGGTTCCATAATGGCGCCTTCCGGCAGCAGAATATGGCGTACGTCTACGAGCAGGAGGCGACGCGTGCGGGCGAGGCCAAGTGGTGGTCAAGTCACTTCGACGACTACGACATGTTCATGCAGGCCGGATCAGCCGGCGAGCTGGGACGTCGCCGAGGGCTTGAGGTACTCGGGTTCTGGCGCAAAATCCTCGAACATCCGAGCTACGACGCGTTCTGGCGCGATCAGGCCGTGGACAAGGTGCTGGCGGCTCGGCCGCTGACCGTGCCCGTGATGATCGTGCACAGCCTGTGGGACCAGGAAGACATCTACGGCGCCATCGCCGTGTACGAAGCGCTCGAGCCGAAGGACACGGGCAACGACAAGGTCTTCCTGGTGATGGGGCCGTGGCACCACGGCCAGGAGATTCGCGACGGCAGTACGCTCGGCGCCCTGCGATTCAGCAGCGACACGGCGCTGCACTTCCGGCAGGAGATCCTGCGTCCCTTCCTGGATCAGTACCTGAAGGACGGCGCGCCGAAAGCCGACGTGGCCCCCGTGACCGCGTTCGAAACCGGGACCAACACGTGGCGGCGCCTGCCCGCGTGGCCGGCTGGCTGCCAGAACGGCTGCACGATTGGGCCGACGCCGCTCTATCTGCGCGCTGGTCTGACTCTGGGCTTTGACGCTCCGAAGCCAGGGGACGCCGCGTTTCAGGAGTACGTGTCCGACCCCGCTAAGCCTGTGCCTTACCGCGCGCGTCCTCTGCGTGCGATGTATGCGGCAGAATCCACATGGAGTCAGTGGCTCGTCGACGACCAGCGCGAGGCGTCCGGCCGTCCGGACGTGGTCGCGTTCGTCTCGGATGTGCTGACGACACCTATGAAGATCAGCGGACGCCCGATCGCCAATCTGATGGCATCCACGAGCGGCACGGATTCAGACTGGGTGGTCAAGCTCATCGATGTGTATCCCGACGAAGTGGCCGGCCAGCCGGAGATGGGTGGATATCAGCTGATGGTGTCAGCCGACATCTTCCGGGGCCGTTACCGCGAGAGCCTCGAGACGCCAAGAGCGATCACGCCCGACGCGGCGCTGAAGTACACGTTCGCGTTGCCCACGGCGAACCACGTCTTTCTGCCGGGCCACCGCATCATGGTTCAGGTGCAGTCGAGCTGGTTCCCGCTCTACGACCGCAATCCCCAGACGTTCGTCCCCAATATTTTCCGGGCGACGCCAGGGGATTACCGCAAAGCCGTGCAGCGGATCTACCATGCGCCCGGCCAGGCGAGCTTCATCGAACTGCCGCTTGTCAGGACTCCGTGAGCAGGATGTCACCTGAAGCCATTGACGCCATAGACGTGCGGACCCGCCGGCAGTGGCGGAAGTGGCTGGAAGCGCACCACGCCTCGGAGTCTGAAATCTGGCTTGTCTTCCAGAAGCGGCACACTGGCGTGAGATCCCTCAGCTACAACGACGCCGTCGAAGAAGCACTCTGCTATGGCTGGATCGACAGCATCGTCAGGCGCCTCGATGAAGCCCGGTATGCCCGGAAGTTCACGCCGCGACAGGCCGACAGCAAATGGTCGACCGCGAATCGCCGACGGTACGCGGACCTCGGCTCGCGCGGGTTGCTGGCGGCACCGGGATTGAGCCGCGCGCCGACGAGTCGGAGCGGTGATGCGCCACGTCCATCCGTTGCGGAGATCCCGTCGTACATCGAGCAGGCATTGAAGACCAATCTGCGTGCCTGGAGGACGTTCGGACAGCTGGCTCCGTCGTATCGGCGGGCCTACATCGGGTGGATCGACGCAGCCAAACGAGAAGACACGAAGGCGCGACGTCTTCGCGAAGCCGCGCGCCTTCTGGCGGAAGGCAAGAAGCTCGGCTTGAAGTGAGCAACGGTCGAGGCGTGACAGGCTGATGTCTCCGACCGCCAGGACGTACCTGCCTACGCCTCGCCGAACGTTAACACCTCGACCGGGCTGCCATCGATCACCTTCACGGTCTGGCCATTCTTCGTGTACTCCTGCTTCCTCAGCACGCGCCACGCGCGGCGGCCGGTCTCAACGAGCACCACGATGACACAACAGAGGATCACCGAGGTCAGCGTCACATTGACCCAGCCCAGAAGCTCCTTGCCGGGCACTCTCGACAGGGGCAGGAAGTTGTCGGTGATATTGAGCACGCCCGCGTAGATCGTCGTGACCGCGACGAACACCAGCGGCACCAGCGTGACCCAGACATAGCGAACCTTGCCGGCGTTGAGCAGGGCCGCTGTTGCGACGGCAAGCGCCACCGCCGCCAGCAGCTGATTTGCGGAACCGAACATCGGCCAGATGGTCGAGATATTGCCGGTCCAGATGAAGTACGCCCACGCGAAGACGACGAAGCTGGTCGACAACAGCGACCCGGGGAGCCAGTCGGTGCGCTCCATCGGCTTCCACACGCGGCCCACGTACTCCTGCACCAGGAAGCGTGCCACGCGCGTCCCGGCATCGATCGTCGTGAGGATGAACAGGGCTTCGAACATGATCGCGAAGTGATACCAGTAGCCCATCAGGTGGGTCAGGCCTGGGATCCCCGCGAAGATCTGCGCGAATCCGACGGCCAACGACACCGCCCCGCCCGGACGTCCCGCCACCAATTCACCCACTCGCGACGACAGCATGTCGAGGTTCACCGGCGTCAACCCCATCGCCGCGAACTTGTCGGGGCTGACGTTGATGGCGAAGTAATCGGCCGGGTGCAGGGAGCAGGCGGCGATGAGGGCCACCACCGAAACGATGCACTCCATCAGCATGGCGCCGTAGGCGACTGGCAGCGCGTCCCGTTCCTTGTCGAGCATCTTCGGCGTGGTGCCCGAAGAGACCAGCGAGTGGAAGCCCGAGATGGCACCACAGGCGATCGTGATGAAGAGAAATGGGTACAGCTTGCCGGGAATAATGGGCCCGCCACCGGCGTCGTACGGGGTGAACGCGGGCATCTGCAGTGTGGGATGCACGATGAACACGCCGGCGATGAGCGCGGCGATCGTTCCGATCTTGAGATACGACGAGAGGTAGTCGCGTGGGACGAGCAACAGCCAGACGGGCAGCACGGACGCGATGAACCCGTAGGCAGCCAGCGCGATGACAATCCCTTCGCGCGACAGGGTGAAGGCCGGGGCGAACCGCGAACCCGGGATCATCCCGCCGATGATGAGCGCGGCAAAGACACCGACCACCCCGATGACGCTGGCTTCGATGATGTGGCCCTTCCGGAGGCGGTACATCCACATGCCGACAAACATCGCCACCGGGATCGTCATCGAGATCGTAAACGTCCCCCAGGAGCTGTCGCGCAGGGCGTTCACCACTGCGAAACCCAGGCCAGCCAGGGCGACGATGATGATGATCAGGATGGCGATCGAGCCGACGAACCCGGCGAGCGGGCTCACCTCGGCGCGGGCGATCTCGGCGAGCGACTTGCCCTTCCGGCGGATCGAGGCGACCAGGATCGTCATGTCGTGGACGCCGCCCGCGATCACGGCGCCGAGCAGCATCCAGAGAAACGTCGGGGCGTAGCCGTACTGTGCCGCCAGGACCGGGCCAATCAGCGGACCCGCCCCCGAGATCGCCGCAAAGTGATGTCCGAACAGCACCCACTTGTTCGTGGGCTGATAATTCTGACCGTCCTCCATGGTGTGCGCCGGGGTGGGGCGGTCGCCGAGCGCGAGCACCTTGGCCGCGATGAAGGCCCCGTAATACCGGTAAGCCAGCGCCAAGAAGAGGATGGCGATCAGCATCAGGGGCACCGAATTCATGGGTCATTCCTTCCCGAGGTCCGCGCCTGCCTGAGGCACGACCTACGCTGGATGTCTCGCCCCGACCGGACCGACAGAAGCCGGAAGTCTAGCCGCTTCTTGTGTCATCCTAACCTTACTGGCGAACGGATGGAAACCCGGTCGAAGAATTGTGGGGGACCAGGGGCGTCACGATGCAGAAGATCCTTTTGGCAGTTGCGCTGGTTCTGGGTGGGCTGATCACCTATGTGGATAGTCAGCCCACCTGGGACGACACCGGCGTAACTGCGCTCGCCATACTGGTCACCTGCGGCTCGCTCGGGTTCATGGCGCCGAAACGCCCCTGGCTGTGGGCCCTTGCCGTAGGCCTGTGGATTCCGCTACTGGGGATTGTCGGGACGCACAACTACGGCTCGTTGCTGGCGCTGCTCATCGCCTTCGCTGGAGCCTACGCCGGGATGGCGATTCGGAAAGTAATCGCGCCAGCCCGGACCTGAGCGCCAGGGCGTTGGACGGTGCGGGAGAAGAAATGAGGTCTTGGATTGGAGAGCACACTCATGAACAGTCTTGAGAAGTACGCGGATCACGCTTACGCCTTGTTGCGAATCATGGCGGGATTGATGTTCTCGTTCCACGGCGCCCAGCTACTCCTTGGGGTGCTTTCCGAGTTCCAACCGCCGGCGGGGTCCCAGCTGTGGTTTGGTGGGGCCATCGAGCTCGTGGGAGGGCTGGCGGTGATGCTGGGATTCCAGACACGCGCAGCCGCGGTTCTCTGCAGCGGCACGATGATCGTGGCGTATGTCCAATTCCACTGGAAGTTCCAAATCGGCGCCAGGTTCTTCCCGGCGCTCAACCAAGGCGAACTGGCCGCTCTCTACTGCTTCGTGTTCCTCCTGATTGCCTGCCGAGGCGGAGTCAAGTGGTGCCTGGACAAGACGAACTGACGTACTACTGTCTACTGCGCGTCTAACCATGCCCACCTATCACGCGTCCTGGGTCCTCCCGATTGCGAGTCCGCCGATTCGCAACGGATGGGTTCGCACCGACGGCGGCCGCATTGCGGCCGTCGGTGATGCCGGCGACCGCACCTGTTCGTCAGGCGGCGAGCACGACGATGTGGAGCTGGGCGACGTGGCGGTGATGCCGGCTCTGGTCAACGCGCACACCCACCTGGAGTTGTCGTGGCTACGCGGGCGTGTGCCGCCCGGGCGTAACTTCATCGACTGGGTGATGGCGCAGATGCGCGTGCGTCTGTCTCCACAGGACGCCGCGAGCGACGCCACCGTTCGAACGGGAATCCAGGAGGCCCTGGCGGAGATGCGAGCCTCCGGCACCGGCGTCGTCGGCGATATCAGCAACTCGCTCGTTGGCCTCGACCTGCTGGCGTCGAGTGGTCTGGTCGGTGTCATCTTCCACGAGATTCTGAAGTTCAACCCCTCGGACCCAGCAACATGTGTGGCGAAGGCGCAGGCGAGGATTGAGGCGGTGCCCGAGGTGCCGGGATGGAGGCTGGCCCTGGCGCCTCACGCGCCATACTCGGTGGCTCCGGGCATCTTCGAGGCCATCCGCGACACCCGACAGCCGGCGCGTACCCTGCCGACCTCCGTCCACGTGGGCGAATCGCCCGAAGAGATGGAGCTGCTGATCACCGGCGGCGGACGGTGGCGCGAAGTGCTCGAAGGGATGGGCGCGTGGAATCCCGAGTGGGAAGTGCCGTGGTCCGGTCCGATTGCCTACCTCGACCGGATGAAGTTCTGGGATGCTCGGACGCTCGCGGTGCACGGCGTGCAATTGAGCGACATCGAACTCGGCCTGCTCGCCGCTCGCGGGGCGACCCTGGTCACCTGTCCGCGCAGCAACGTGTATGTCGGTGTCGGCGCGCCGCCGGTGGCCCGTTTCTTTAAGTCGGGAGCACGGATCGCCATTGGCACCGACAGCCTCGCGAGCGTGCAGGACCTGAACCTGTTTACCGAACTGGCCGAACTGCACGGCCTGGCGCCCGAGGTGCCGCCGTCGCGTCTGCTCGCGTGTGCCACCACGAATGGCGCGATCGCGCTTGGTCTCGGTCACGAATACGGGACCATCGAGGTGGGGAACAGGGCCGCACTGCTGGCGGTGACGATTCCTGCTGGCACAGCGGATGTGGAACAATACCTGGTATCGGGAA from Acidobacteriota bacterium encodes the following:
- a CDS encoding type II toxin-antitoxin system VapC family toxin, yielding MIIAVDTSAILAVLLSEPSRPALIVATEGCSLIAAPSLPWEVGNALIAGVRKRRLTEAVVLTAWASYGLIPVRLAQLDIAKALELAVALRVYAYDAYMLETARSARAPLLTLDAALARAARSIGVSVMELPT
- a CDS encoding type II toxin-antitoxin system Phd/YefM family antitoxin, translating into MKVYSCSEARQRFADVLRQAKREGQAQIRRRDGELFLVQPALRSGSPLDVPGVESGLTALQLVDLVRASRRSTGRLLPQTPANKRMQPTRAKSPTSKRVEGARG
- a CDS encoding BrnT family toxin, which produces MTAFPDALAHCSGFEWDAGNAEKNWELHRVTRTESEQPFFNRPVLVTAADRHSSEEARYAALGQTNAERLLAIVFTIRGTLIRVISARDMSRRERRVYEGARQTGKKADP
- a CDS encoding BrnA antitoxin family protein — protein: MKARAKLARKRIPRFSGEDEERQFWTGHDTVDFFDWSKAVRATFPELRPSTANISLRLPASMLDELKALANERDVPYQSLLKVFLAERIANERGMRRKVPA
- a CDS encoding isoprenylcysteine carboxylmethyltransferase family protein encodes the protein MSPDLAAADHKPWWKGARGEWLVVAQVVLIGLVFLGPRTVVGQPAWPFPFPNACPVMGGVLMVVGGVLFVAGFIRLGRGLTPLPYPKDGARLVQTGPFALVRHPIYSGGLVLGLGWALYVQGWLTLGYVVALFVFLDVKSRREEKWLRERFPAYATYQQRVRKLIPFVY
- a CDS encoding CocE/NonD family hydrolase, which codes for MIPMRDGAKLHTVILVPKGAKGAPILLTRTPYDATALTTHADSAHLGPILTGYDNATDVIVEGGYIRVVQDVRGKYGSEGDYVMNRPLSGPQNPTPVDHATDTYDTIDWLVKNIPENNGKVGILGISYDGFLPLMALVNPHPALKVSVPMNPMVDGWRGDDWFHNGAFRQQNMAYVYEQEATRAGEAKWWSSHFDDYDMFMQAGSAGELGRRRGLEVLGFWRKILEHPSYDAFWRDQAVDKVLAARPLTVPVMIVHSLWDQEDIYGAIAVYEALEPKDTGNDKVFLVMGPWHHGQEIRDGSTLGALRFSSDTALHFRQEILRPFLDQYLKDGAPKADVAPVTAFETGTNTWRRLPAWPAGCQNGCTIGPTPLYLRAGLTLGFDAPKPGDAAFQEYVSDPAKPVPYRARPLRAMYAAESTWSQWLVDDQREASGRPDVVAFVSDVLTTPMKISGRPIANLMASTSGTDSDWVVKLIDVYPDEVAGQPEMGGYQLMVSADIFRGRYRESLETPRAITPDAALKYTFALPTANHVFLPGHRIMVQVQSSWFPLYDRNPQTFVPNIFRATPGDYRKAVQRIYHAPGQASFIELPLVRTP
- a CDS encoding YdeI/OmpD-associated family protein → MSPEAIDAIDVRTRRQWRKWLEAHHASESEIWLVFQKRHTGVRSLSYNDAVEEALCYGWIDSIVRRLDEARYARKFTPRQADSKWSTANRRRYADLGSRGLLAAPGLSRAPTSRSGDAPRPSVAEIPSYIEQALKTNLRAWRTFGQLAPSYRRAYIGWIDAAKREDTKARRLREAARLLAEGKKLGLK
- a CDS encoding carbon starvation protein A; amino-acid sequence: MNSVPLMLIAILFLALAYRYYGAFIAAKVLALGDRPTPAHTMEDGQNYQPTNKWVLFGHHFAAISGAGPLIGPVLAAQYGYAPTFLWMLLGAVIAGGVHDMTILVASIRRKGKSLAEIARAEVSPLAGFVGSIAILIIIIVALAGLGFAVVNALRDSSWGTFTISMTIPVAMFVGMWMYRLRKGHIIEASVIGVVGVFAALIIGGMIPGSRFAPAFTLSREGIVIALAAYGFIASVLPVWLLLVPRDYLSSYLKIGTIAALIAGVFIVHPTLQMPAFTPYDAGGGPIIPGKLYPFLFITIACGAISGFHSLVSSGTTPKMLDKERDALPVAYGAMLMECIVSVVALIAACSLHPADYFAINVSPDKFAAMGLTPVNLDMLSSRVGELVAGRPGGAVSLAVGFAQIFAGIPGLTHLMGYWYHFAIMFEALFILTTIDAGTRVARFLVQEYVGRVWKPMERTDWLPGSLLSTSFVVFAWAYFIWTGNISTIWPMFGSANQLLAAVALAVATAALLNAGKVRYVWVTLVPLVFVAVTTIYAGVLNITDNFLPLSRVPGKELLGWVNVTLTSVILCCVIVVLVETGRRAWRVLRKQEYTKNGQTVKVIDGSPVEVLTFGEA
- a CDS encoding DoxX family protein codes for the protein MNSLEKYADHAYALLRIMAGLMFSFHGAQLLLGVLSEFQPPAGSQLWFGGAIELVGGLAVMLGFQTRAAAVLCSGTMIVAYVQFHWKFQIGARFFPALNQGELAALYCFVFLLIACRGGVKWCLDKTN
- a CDS encoding amidohydrolase family protein — protein: MPTYHASWVLPIASPPIRNGWVRTDGGRIAAVGDAGDRTCSSGGEHDDVELGDVAVMPALVNAHTHLELSWLRGRVPPGRNFIDWVMAQMRVRLSPQDAASDATVRTGIQEALAEMRASGTGVVGDISNSLVGLDLLASSGLVGVIFHEILKFNPSDPATCVAKAQARIEAVPEVPGWRLALAPHAPYSVAPGIFEAIRDTRQPARTLPTSVHVGESPEEMELLITGGGRWREVLEGMGAWNPEWEVPWSGPIAYLDRMKFWDARTLAVHGVQLSDIELGLLAARGATLVTCPRSNVYVGVGAPPVARFFKSGARIAIGTDSLASVQDLNLFTELAELHGLAPEVPPSRLLACATTNGAIALGLGHEYGTIEVGNRAALLAVTIPAGTADVEQYLVSGITPDRVQWIESPTC